The genomic DNA CATCTATAAACCCCAAAAGTCAGAATGATGCCTGACCTGATACGTGCAATTCAGGGTCTGATGATCATGCGATTAAGCCATCTTGACTGAGGGGCATGTAGCGTCCAATGCAATAATCGTGGCCTCCCAGTGTCCCAGTTTCTGCTGCGTGGGGTGGGTCTTGGCAACCCCAAATACATTGCTACACAGGGCCGCCCAAAGCACCGCGGTCCAAATCACTGATTGCCCATTTTCCATGtacctcaacccctccgaACGAAGATAATCGCCCGACCGACGACCATAACCCCCCATTGTCTGCGGACTGGACACCTGCCCGAGACAGCTTCGTATGCGTGCTAGCTACCAGGCCCCCCGTTTACCATGAGCGCACAGCTCCGCGCCGCCGGGGCGATTGCCCCCGTCGCCCGTCGCGTCGGTCTGCGAGCCGTCCGCCAGTTCCATCAGTTTCCCACCGGCGGCATCCAGAGAGCCGACCTCGCCGCCCGTGACCTCCGGAGGTCTGTGCAGTTCCCGGCCAAGCTGTACCACAATGCTGTCATGGTGCGGAACGCCTCGTTTGTCCGCCTGCTGCCCAAGCTGGCCATCAAATTCGTCAGGATCCCCGCACTGTTCGGTGGGCTGATGTTGGGTGCGGCGGGATGGGTGCAATATCAAGCTATCCGTAAGGACTTTGGAATATACAGACTAAAACGATGTAACGCTGACAGGATTTAGAACTGGGTAACTCTGCCACCGAAATGTACACAAATATTAAGACTGGTGTGACGGACACCGCTTTCGCCATATGGGGAACCGCTACCGATATCGCCAACCAGACCAAAAATGGGTTTAACGAAAAGAAGGGACAATTTACGATGCCAGAATGGCTGGACAATATTATGAAAGGAGAGGGTGCCGCCGGGGAAGGCTCGGGAGGACCAAATGGTGGGCGGGAACCCCCAAAGCAATCTAGAGTGGCCggcggtgctgctgctgcaggagCTTCCGCGGCAGCTTATGGTTACGGTGCtgccgacgaggaggacgatcGCTCACCAGAGGAGGTTGTAAAGGACGACCACATGATGTACATCACCAAGCGGATGATCGAGATTCGAAACCTCCTCTCGCGAGTTGGGCAATCCAGCAGCGTCACCCTGCCATCCATCGTTGTTATTGGTTCGCAATCATCTGGCAAGAGCTCAGTGCTGGAGGCTATTGTTGGTCACGAGTTTTTGCCCAAGGGTAGCAACATGATCACCCGCCGCCCGATCGAGCTCACCCTTGTGAACGACCCCCAAGCGAAAGTCGACTATGGCGAGTTCCCAGATCTGGGGCTTGCGAGGGTTACGGACTTTTCCTTGATTCAGAAGACCCTGACCGAGCTCAACCAGTCTGTGCCTGAGTCTCAGTGTGTGTCTGACGACCCTATTCGGCTCACCATTCACTCCCCACGAGTTCCGGATCTCTCTCTGATCGATCTTCCTGGCTACATTCAGGTTGCGGGCGAGAACCAGCCGCGTGAGCTTAAGCGCAAGATCTCTGAGCTTTGCGACAAGTACATCCGAGGTCCCAACATTATCCTGGCTATTTCTGCTGCTGACACCGATTTGGCCAACTCTACTGCCCTGCAGGCCAGCCGTAGGGTCGACCCAAGGGGCGAACGGACGATCGgcgtcatcaccaagatggaTCTCGTAGACCCAGAGAAGGGTGCCGCCATTCTTGGCGACAAGCAGTACCCTCTCCGTTTGGGCTATGTCGGTGTCATCTCCAAGATGCCCGTCCAGACTGGTGGTCTCTTCAGAAGAGAGAGCAGCAACCTCCTGGCGAGCATCAACAAAAACGAAAAGGCTTTCTTCAACTCTCACCCGGAGGAGTTTGGCCCTAACTCAGGGGCCGCTACGGGCACCATCACGCTGCGCAAGAAGCTGATGCATGTTTTGGAGCAGCAAATGTCCTCTAAACTCACAGAAACAACCGATGCCATTACTCGTGAGCTCGAGGAGACAACTTACCAGTTCAAGGTCCAGTACAATGAGCAGCCCATGAGTGCCGAGTCCTACCTCGCCGCCAGTCTGGATGACTTCAAGCACCAGTTCCACAACTTTGCCAACACCTTTGGCCGCCAACAGCTGCTGGAACTGCTGAAGGATTCTCTGGACCAAAAGGTGCTCGACCAACTCGCTGCTCGGTATTGGAACAAGCCCATCGAGGATCTTTTCATTGCCCCCACTGAGCCCGACAGTCTGGTTGACCTCCCCAAGGCCGACCCCAAGTCGCCTTACTGGCACCGTCAGCTTGACACAGCCTGCTCCGGTCTTACGCGCCTCGGTGTCGGCCGTCTCGCTGCTACCGTTGCCTCCAATGCCATTCAGGCGAACATTGACAAACTGCTCGACAAGTCGTCGTTTGCAAAGCACCCATCCGCCCGCCAGGTGATCAGCGAGGCCGCTGCTCTTGTCCTCGCTGACAGGGCGTACGCTACTAGCGATGGCATTGAGATCTCGCTGAAGCCGTACAAGTTTGACCCGGATATTCAGCCCAAcgagtgggagaaggggcgGGAGCATGTGGTGGGTGTTCTTCAGGGCGAGCTGGAGCAGTGCCAGAATGCGCTCAAGTCATTGGAG from Podospora pseudoanserina strain CBS 124.78 chromosome 2, whole genome shotgun sequence includes the following:
- the msp1 gene encoding mitochondrial dynamin GTPase Msp1 (EggNog:ENOG503NUQI; BUSCO:EOG09260KUC; COG:U) codes for the protein MSAQLRAAGAIAPVARRVGLRAVRQFHQFPTGGIQRADLAARDLRRSVQFPAKLYHNAVMVRNASFVRLLPKLAIKFVRIPALFGGLMLGAAGWVQYQAIQLGNSATEMYTNIKTGVTDTAFAIWGTATDIANQTKNGFNEKKGQFTMPEWLDNIMKGEGAAGEGSGGPNGGREPPKQSRVAGGAAAAGASAAAYGYGAADEEDDRSPEEVVKDDHMMYITKRMIEIRNLLSRVGQSSSVTLPSIVVIGSQSSGKSSVLEAIVGHEFLPKGSNMITRRPIELTLVNDPQAKVDYGEFPDLGLARVTDFSLIQKTLTELNQSVPESQCVSDDPIRLTIHSPRVPDLSLIDLPGYIQVAGENQPRELKRKISELCDKYIRGPNIILAISAADTDLANSTALQASRRVDPRGERTIGVITKMDLVDPEKGAAILGDKQYPLRLGYVGVISKMPVQTGGLFRRESSNLLASINKNEKAFFNSHPEEFGPNSGAATGTITLRKKLMHVLEQQMSSKLTETTDAITRELEETTYQFKVQYNEQPMSAESYLAASLDDFKHQFHNFANTFGRQQLLELLKDSLDQKVLDQLAARYWNKPIEDLFIAPTEPDSLVDLPKADPKSPYWHRQLDTACSGLTRLGVGRLAATVASNAIQANIDKLLDKSSFAKHPSARQVISEAAALVLADRAYATSDGIEISLKPYKFDPDIQPNEWEKGREHVVGVLQGELEQCQNALKSLESSVGGRKKLREVMGFVDKARKGEIIIEGDHPSGAGGFSAALLARGREAVFLRDRADIINMRIVASKSRKCKSLENKYYCPEIFLDAVATKLAQTAVLFLNVEMLNDFYHRFPREVETKLNEYMNSHGGNGLEKFAREDPKIRRHLDLVQRKELLELVLMKIQDLHRFDAAGNVKADRDYLKKGRQQRGRWSF